The DNA window GGTTGAGAAGGCATTAGAGTTAGAAGAAAAGCGTAAAAGAGTAAGCATGATTGAAAAGGTAGTTGATGACAGGCTTATCCATATAAAAGAGGATGAGAAATTAGATGGACCGATAGAAAAGGCAATAAAATATTTAGATTCAAATATATCTAACCAAATCAATTTAAAAGAAGTTGCAAGGCATGTCCACTTAAATCCAAGTTATTTTAGCGTGCTATTTAAAGAACAAACGAGTATGACGTTCAGTGAATATGTAACTAGAATAAGAATCCAAAAAGCAAAAAATCTATTATTAACGACAAATTTAACTGTCAGTGAAATTGCTGAACAAGTGGGTTACAATACACCCAAGTACTTTATAAAAATCTTTAAAGAGTACGAAAATGTGACTCCTAATAGGTATAAAGTAAAGTAATCTAATAATTTTGGAATTTTAACTAATCATCGTTACCTTACTAATACCTCTCTGTGATGATACTCTAAAGAAGTAGTAAAACACATTAAAAAATTTGCAGGGGGTATTACGATGCTAAAAAAGAAAGCGTTTTCATCATTTGCTATTCTTTCACTAATTTTTGCACTAGTATTAGCAGGCTGTTCAGGGTCAAATGATAGCAAAGAAAATGATAGTTCAAATTCAGATTCTGGTTCAAAAGAGCAGGCAACAGTTAACTTTATGCACTTATGGCCAGAAGGTAGCTCCAAGCAACATAACATGATTGTGCAAAACATTATTACAGAGTACGAAGATGCAAATCCGAATGTAAACATTGAATTAGAAGTTCTTTCAAATGATCAATATAAAGAAAAAATTAAAATTTTAGCTTCATCAAATAAACTGCCGGATGTAGGTTTAACTTGGGCTGCAGGCTTTTTGGAGCCATATGTAAACGGTAACAAATTTGCTCAGTTAGACGATGTTTTAAGCGATGGCTTATCTGAATCTTTCATCTCAGGAACAACAGAAGCTTTTGCATTTGATGGTAAGACATATGGATTACCACTAGAACTAAATATCGCACCAATCTATTACAACAAAACAATCTTTGCAGAGCACGGTTTAGAAGTACCACAAACATATGAAGAGTTCAAAAATATCGTTAAAACGCTAGCAGATGCGGGTATTACTCCAATCACAGTAGGTAACAAAGAGCCATGGACAGGTTCTATGTGGTATATGTATTTAGCAGATCGTTTCGGTGGTCCTGAAACATTAACAAACGCAATTAACCGCACAGGTTCTTTTGAAGATCCAGCTTTAGTTTCAGCTGCTCAAGAAATTCAAAATCTAGTTGATATGAATGCTTTCGTAAAAGGACATAATGGACTTGGAAATGAAGAGGCAAAAGGTCCTTTCATGAACAACCAGGCAGGTATGTATTTAATGGGTACTTGGGAGCTTCCAAACTATACGACAAATCAAGATGTTCCACAAGAATTTAGAGATTCAATTGGTTTCTTTAAGTTCCCAACTGTTGAAGGTGGAAAAGGTGATATCAACAGCTTTGTAGGTGGTCCTGGTGTAGGATTATTCGTATCAGAAAGCTCTAAGGTTAAAGAAGAAGCGAAAGATTTCGTTAAGTTCTTTGTACAAAAGTGGGGAGAAGTGTCAGTTACAGACGCTGGTGTAATTCCTGCAACAAAAGTAGATACATCTACAATGGATTTACCACAAATGTATATTGATATATTAGATGAACTAAGCAATGCAAGCAATATCACATTATATGCAGATGTTCAAATGAGCCCAGCAGTTGCACAAGAGCACTTAAACATGATCCAATCTCTATTTGGTAAGCAGATCACTCCAGAAGAGTTTGCGAAAAAGCATGAGGAAGCTCTAGCTGCGGAAGAGTAAGACTTAAACTTTGCTGAAAAGGACATATCTCGATCTTGATATGTCCTTTTCAGACTCAATTTTTGACTGATTCGTGAGAAATCACCATTTCTTAGGAATCAGTCAAAAATAAACAATTGTACTGAACCTATAAAATTTTACTTTACAATAAGGGGATGAAAAAATGAACAAAGTCATGTCAAATAAGCTCATCATTGCTATGTATGTACTCCCCGCTCTACTTTTGATCATGGTGTTAATCTATATCCCTATTATATTAACCGGGTATTATGGGCTGATGAAGTGGGATGGAATTGGTGAGATGACATTTATAGGCTTAGATAACTATATTAAGCTAATACAAGATGGTGACTTTTGGAGTAGTGCAATGCACTCGTTCTTATTAGCGCTATTTTCAGCTGTTAGTTTAATAGGATATCTAGCTATTTCACTAGTACTAGTAACAAAAATCAAAGGTGCAAATACATTTAGAAAGATATATTTGATTCCGATGCTATTATCTTCAGTAGCAATTGCTCAGCTTTGGCTTAAAATCTATCATCCTTCTAACGGGATGTTAAATAGTTTCCTAATGTCACTTGGCGTTGACAACCCACCTGCTTGGTTAGCAGAGCCTAAGTATGTTTTATTTGCTATTTTCGTACCAATCATTTGGCAATATGCAGGTTTTTATATCATCATTTATTATGCAGCATTAAAGAATATTCCAGAATCAATCATAGAAGCAGCAAGAATCGATGGAGCTTCGCCTTTACAAATAGCTTATAAGATTAAGCTTCCGCTTATATCGGGAGTTATAAAAGTAACGATTGTACTTGCAATTGTAGGATCTTTAAAATACTTTGATCTCATTTATGTAATGACTGGTGGAGGTCCTGATGGTGCCAGTGAAGTAATTGCATCATATATGTATAAAAAAGCATTTGTCACTTATGATTTTGGATACGGTAGTGCGATAGGTTTCTTCTTATTACTAATTATTTTAGTGGTAACATGGCTAATTCGTAAGCTAACTGCTACTGACGAAGAGATTCAATACTAAGGAGGGGAATTCATTGAAAAAACTTGGGTATGCAATACTGTATTTAATACTAGGCTTATTCGCTTTCTTGCAAATCTATCCATTGATTTGGCTTGTATTCTTCTCTCTAAAGGATAATCAGGAGATATATAATGCCTCACCGTTCTCATTACCGGCGGACCCTAAGTGGGAAAACTACATGACT is part of the Cytobacillus luteolus genome and encodes:
- a CDS encoding response regulator transcription factor, with the protein product MQKNILIVDDESITRQGIKKTLESWTNGNKEILVAPNAASAIDMFKSKKIHLLITDIDMPEMTGLEMLKEIKRIGQLPVVIIISAYSDFSYAQEAIELGVINYLLKPINKQKLIEVVEKALELEEKRKRVSMIEKVVDDRLIHIKEDEKLDGPIEKAIKYLDSNISNQINLKEVARHVHLNPSYFSVLFKEQTSMTFSEYVTRIRIQKAKNLLLTTNLTVSEIAEQVGYNTPKYFIKIFKEYENVTPNRYKVK
- a CDS encoding extracellular solute-binding protein, with the translated sequence MLKKKAFSSFAILSLIFALVLAGCSGSNDSKENDSSNSDSGSKEQATVNFMHLWPEGSSKQHNMIVQNIITEYEDANPNVNIELEVLSNDQYKEKIKILASSNKLPDVGLTWAAGFLEPYVNGNKFAQLDDVLSDGLSESFISGTTEAFAFDGKTYGLPLELNIAPIYYNKTIFAEHGLEVPQTYEEFKNIVKTLADAGITPITVGNKEPWTGSMWYMYLADRFGGPETLTNAINRTGSFEDPALVSAAQEIQNLVDMNAFVKGHNGLGNEEAKGPFMNNQAGMYLMGTWELPNYTTNQDVPQEFRDSIGFFKFPTVEGGKGDINSFVGGPGVGLFVSESSKVKEEAKDFVKFFVQKWGEVSVTDAGVIPATKVDTSTMDLPQMYIDILDELSNASNITLYADVQMSPAVAQEHLNMIQSLFGKQITPEEFAKKHEEALAAEE
- a CDS encoding carbohydrate ABC transporter permease, coding for MNKVMSNKLIIAMYVLPALLLIMVLIYIPIILTGYYGLMKWDGIGEMTFIGLDNYIKLIQDGDFWSSAMHSFLLALFSAVSLIGYLAISLVLVTKIKGANTFRKIYLIPMLLSSVAIAQLWLKIYHPSNGMLNSFLMSLGVDNPPAWLAEPKYVLFAIFVPIIWQYAGFYIIIYYAALKNIPESIIEAARIDGASPLQIAYKIKLPLISGVIKVTIVLAIVGSLKYFDLIYVMTGGGPDGASEVIASYMYKKAFVTYDFGYGSAIGFFLLLIILVVTWLIRKLTATDEEIQY